From a region of the Candidatus Brocadia sp. genome:
- the nuoE gene encoding NADH-quinone oxidoreductase subunit NuoE encodes MMHKTVPVRKESKPVVDATKCKAILAQYPNATSADLIPVLQQMQDAYGYLPQNILEEITATTRIPLSKIYGVITFYSQFSLEPRGKHTIKVCTGTACHIKGAPDIKKKITEVLHIHEGETTKDYKFTYEPVACLGTCFLAPVMMINERYYGKLTTEKTEQILKSY; translated from the coding sequence ATGATGCATAAAACAGTTCCCGTGAGAAAGGAAAGTAAACCCGTCGTAGATGCAACCAAGTGCAAGGCCATTCTTGCACAATATCCTAACGCGACCTCGGCAGACCTCATTCCCGTCCTGCAGCAGATGCAGGACGCATACGGATACCTGCCCCAAAATATTTTGGAAGAAATAACGGCCACCACACGGATCCCCCTGAGCAAGATTTATGGGGTTATTACCTTCTACTCGCAGTTTTCTCTTGAACCCAGAGGGAAACACACGATCAAGGTCTGCACCGGCACTGCCTGTCACATTAAGGGTGCGCCCGATATCAAGAAAAAGATCACCGAAGTCCTCCATATCCATGAGGGGGAAACGACAAAGGATTACAAGTTTACGTATGAACCGGTGGCCTGCCTGGGCACCTGTTTTCTGGCGCCGGTGATGATGATTAATGAACGATACTATGGAAAGCTGACAACGGAAAAAACTGAACAAATTCTGAAAAGTTATTAA
- a CDS encoding IS1634 family transposase, which yields MFLREKTRTKDGKTHRYWSVVENRRVTGRRVVQRQVLYLGELNDNQRAGWIRTIEAVSGKEPKPRQLALFPDDREAMPIPDGETVRVRLDKIELRHPREWGASWLNMLKALVCYRLIDPGSEFRFHREWYVRSAIGDLLGEDYSLAQKDKAYRCLDLLLEHRDELFAYLKEKWGKLFGAKYDVLLYDLTSTYFESDPPPTGSGSKKRFGYSRDKRSDCVQVVVALVLTPEGFPVAYEVYPGNTRDTATPEEFLDRIEKRYGKFRRTWLMDRGIPTEEMLEKMRERGIDYLVGTPKGHLTRVEKPLLEQTWMRARESVRVKVLRQESEFYVYVESHDRVSKERAMRRRRLRRLWMGLRELRNRKALTRDDLLMHIGALKKEAGRDYRLVTISIPKPQEPVNENTFRFSLDRERLRQAYRREGRYLLRSNMQVAAPETVWENYLLLTRIEQAFKDLKGSLSVRPLWHQLERRIEAHIFVSFLAFCLHTTLRNLARGRAGGLTSEAILEKLSCIQMIDVHLPTTDGRHIVMSRYTQPEKDVALLLAQLGLALPEQPPPKVYASGQVGL from the coding sequence ATGTTTCTCCGGGAAAAGACACGAACGAAGGATGGGAAAACCCACCGGTATTGGAGTGTGGTAGAGAACCGCCGGGTTACCGGAAGAAGGGTGGTGCAGCGGCAGGTTCTCTATTTGGGAGAACTCAATGACAATCAACGGGCTGGGTGGATTCGGACGATAGAGGCGGTGTCGGGTAAAGAACCGAAACCAAGACAACTGGCATTGTTTCCGGATGACCGGGAAGCCATGCCGATACCGGATGGTGAGACAGTTCGGGTGAGGTTGGACAAAATAGAGCTGCGCCATCCACGGGAGTGGGGAGCAAGCTGGTTGAATATGCTGAAGGCGCTTGTCTGTTACCGGTTGATCGATCCGGGAAGCGAATTTCGTTTTCACCGTGAGTGGTACGTGCGCAGCGCAATAGGCGATCTGCTGGGAGAGGATTATTCCCTGGCGCAGAAGGACAAGGCGTATCGTTGTTTGGATTTGTTGCTTGAGCATCGGGACGAGCTGTTTGCCTATTTAAAGGAGAAGTGGGGCAAGCTCTTTGGGGCGAAGTACGATGTACTGCTGTATGATTTGACGAGTACGTATTTTGAAAGTGACCCACCTCCGACTGGATCGGGGAGTAAGAAACGGTTTGGATATAGCCGGGACAAACGTTCGGATTGCGTGCAGGTGGTAGTGGCGTTGGTGTTAACGCCGGAAGGATTTCCCGTGGCCTACGAAGTGTATCCGGGCAATACCAGAGACACCGCAACGCCGGAGGAATTTCTGGATCGGATTGAAAAGCGGTATGGGAAATTCCGGCGCACCTGGCTTATGGATCGCGGTATTCCAACGGAGGAGATGTTGGAAAAGATGCGTGAGCGCGGGATTGATTATTTGGTTGGGACTCCGAAGGGGCATTTGACGAGAGTAGAAAAACCGCTACTCGAACAAACCTGGATGCGGGCGAGGGAGAGCGTCCGCGTGAAAGTTCTTCGGCAGGAATCGGAGTTTTACGTTTACGTGGAAAGCCATGACCGGGTGTCTAAGGAGCGTGCCATGCGTAGGCGCAGACTCAGACGTTTGTGGATGGGTCTGCGCGAACTTCGCAATCGAAAAGCCCTCACGCGCGATGACCTGCTCATGCATATTGGCGCGTTAAAGAAAGAAGCCGGACGAGACTACAGACTGGTCACGATCTCCATTCCCAAACCGCAGGAACCGGTCAATGAGAATACGTTCCGGTTCAGTTTGGATCGGGAACGCCTGAGGCAGGCGTATCGGCGCGAGGGGCGTTATTTGCTTCGTTCCAACATGCAGGTCGCCGCGCCAGAAACCGTCTGGGAAAATTATTTGCTGTTGACGCGGATTGAACAGGCATTTAAGGACTTGAAGGGGTCTCTTTCCGTCCGCCCCCTATGGCATCAATTGGAACGGAGAATTGAAGCCCATATCTTTGTTTCCTTTTTGGCTTTTTGTCTCCACACGACACTGCGCAATCTTGCGCGGGGGAGGGCCGGAGGGCTGACGTCTGAAGCGATTTTGGAAAAACTGTCGTGCATTCAAATGATAGACGTTCATTTACCGACTACGGATGGCCGTCATATTGTCATGAGCCGTTATACCCAGCCGGAGAAGGATGTTGCCCTCCTTTTGGCACAGTTGGGATTGGCGCTTCCTGAACAACCGCCGCCCAAGGTTTACGCATCCGGACAGGTCGGCCTGTAG
- a CDS encoding GEVED domain-containing protein, whose amino-acid sequence MARKKRVFFTSVGALLFLSSLLASAVKGETMPDFGSAPSPYPSAATFNQQYEYLGEDSTANDGVLFRKKPGDWDVGRKVNVVWHLTTTDKKIFYPHGVYFRLYIDWNHDGDWDDAGEMVVDSFKDKVRGNRVRKFKESFVVPEHTREGPFWARAWVSYGFPSPVNGDFSTSFGEIEDYNLFDEGG is encoded by the coding sequence ATGGCTAGAAAGAAAAGAGTGTTTTTTACGTCTGTTGGAGCTTTGCTTTTTCTCTCATCGCTTCTTGCGTCAGCGGTAAAAGGGGAAACTATGCCGGATTTCGGCTCTGCGCCTTCACCATACCCAAGCGCTGCCACCTTCAACCAGCAATATGAATATCTGGGAGAGGATTCCACTGCAAATGATGGCGTCTTGTTCAGGAAAAAACCTGGTGATTGGGATGTGGGGAGAAAGGTCAATGTTGTCTGGCATCTTACCACAACAGATAAAAAAATATTTTATCCCCACGGCGTATATTTCAGGTTATATATTGACTGGAATCACGATGGTGATTGGGATGATGCCGGAGAAATGGTTGTCGACTCTTTCAAAGACAAGGTTCGTGGCAACCGGGTACGTAAATTTAAGGAAAGTTTTGTCGTACCGGAACATACCCGGGAAGGGCCTTTCTGGGCAAGGGCTTGGGTTTCATATGGATTCCCATCGCCTGTAAATGGCGACTTTTCCACTTCCTTTGGTGAAATTGAAGACTACAACCTGTTTGATGAGGGGGGATGA
- a CDS encoding cytochrome b N-terminal domain-containing protein: MFQYSLADDERYGLQEKGFLFRLAFFVCRTHVQRRKRIVSFERYSLEGSVTWQNKEVLRRVTVSDKEHEFAKSMNRESGFLKEIVEKNITQKLIPKGMSWFGCMGGISLVAFLIQTITGVFLMFYFVPSTKEAVASIQQITHHVPFGWFMQHIHAVGPNIMIGVVVGHMARIFYKGIYRHPRELHWVSGSCLFILTLLMYYTGNLLSVGNMNEPVAIRLSYLYVVHVAVIPGIMVSFMGMHFFMIRKTGICEPL; the protein is encoded by the coding sequence TTGTTTCAATATAGTCTTGCTGATGATGAAAGGTATGGCCTTCAGGAAAAAGGATTTCTCTTTCGGTTGGCCTTTTTTGTGTGTCGGACGCATGTTCAACGAAGAAAACGGATTGTTTCTTTTGAACGTTATAGCCTGGAAGGCAGTGTAACCTGGCAAAACAAGGAAGTTCTGCGGAGGGTAACAGTGAGTGACAAAGAGCATGAATTCGCAAAATCTATGAACAGGGAAAGCGGTTTTTTAAAAGAGATCGTCGAAAAAAATATCACACAGAAGCTTATTCCCAAGGGAATGAGCTGGTTTGGATGTATGGGTGGGATATCGCTGGTTGCTTTTCTCATACAGACAATTACGGGCGTATTTCTTATGTTTTATTTTGTTCCCAGTACAAAAGAGGCGGTGGCCAGCATTCAGCAAATAACGCATCATGTCCCTTTCGGGTGGTTTATGCAGCATATCCATGCTGTGGGTCCGAATATTATGATCGGTGTGGTTGTAGGCCATATGGCGCGTATTTTTTATAAAGGAATTTACCGGCATCCGCGGGAATTGCACTGGGTATCAGGTTCCTGCCTCTTTATCCTTACCCTGCTGATGTATTATACGGGAAATTTACTGTCCGTTGGCAATATGAATGAACCCGTCGCCATCCGCTTGTCGTATCTGTATGTTGTCCATGTGGCAGTCATTCCCGGCATTATGGTTTCGTTTATGGGTATGCATTTTTTTATGATCAGAAAAACGGGAATTTGCGAACCATTATAA
- the nuoF gene encoding NADH-quinone oxidoreductase subunit NuoF, with product MKQLKTPDDLSKYKKSLEAKHRPDTTRIFICSTGCRALGAEEVCKAFKNEIAKQSLADKIEIVETGCQGLCTRAPVLTIEPLGIFYGRVTETDVPEIISRTIQKGEIIDRLCYSEAGKRIPHVRDIPFYSKQKKIVLKNCGSIDPQNIDEYILRDGYAAFAKVLRGMTPDKVIDEIKNSGLRGRGGAGYPTGLKWESVRKAHGDVKYVVCNGDEGDPGAFMDRAVLEGDPHTVIEGMLIGAYAIGAQKGFVYVRAEYPIAVEHLKIAIEQARTLGLLGNNILGTPFCFDLEIKMGAGAFVCGEETALIASIEGKRGMPRPRPPYPATSGIWGKPTNINNVETFANVPVIFLNGSGWYKAIGTESSKGTKIFALAGNVKNTGLVEVPMGTTLREIVFDIGGGIPGRKQFKAAQMGGPSGGCVPAQHLDLPIDYETVKEVGAIMGSGGLIVMDDSTSMVEIARYFMEFCQDESCGKCVPCRIGTRRMLDILTRITKGEGKQEDIGLLKELAEVTKTASLCGLGQTAANPVLSTIHYFANEYEDAIHKKAAQTSQPNPSSPA from the coding sequence GTGAAACAACTGAAAACCCCTGACGATCTCTCAAAATATAAAAAGTCTCTCGAAGCGAAACACCGGCCTGACACGACACGGATATTCATTTGCTCGACCGGTTGCAGGGCGCTTGGCGCCGAGGAGGTATGCAAGGCGTTCAAGAATGAAATTGCAAAACAATCTCTTGCCGACAAGATAGAAATTGTAGAAACCGGCTGCCAGGGACTCTGTACCAGGGCACCCGTATTGACCATCGAACCGTTAGGAATTTTCTATGGCAGGGTTACAGAAACGGATGTGCCTGAAATTATTTCACGCACAATACAAAAAGGCGAGATCATCGACCGCCTCTGTTACTCTGAGGCAGGAAAACGCATCCCCCACGTTCGGGACATCCCCTTTTACAGCAAACAAAAAAAGATCGTGTTAAAGAATTGTGGCAGCATCGACCCCCAGAACATCGATGAATATATTTTGAGGGACGGCTATGCCGCCTTCGCAAAGGTGCTGCGTGGTATGACACCGGACAAGGTCATTGATGAAATAAAAAATTCAGGCCTGCGCGGCAGGGGTGGGGCCGGATATCCCACGGGACTGAAGTGGGAATCGGTGCGAAAGGCTCATGGCGACGTAAAATACGTGGTCTGCAATGGAGACGAAGGCGATCCGGGTGCGTTTATGGACAGGGCAGTTCTTGAAGGCGACCCCCACACCGTTATCGAAGGGATGCTCATAGGCGCATACGCGATTGGCGCGCAAAAAGGATTTGTTTATGTGCGCGCGGAATATCCCATTGCCGTGGAGCACTTAAAAATTGCCATAGAGCAGGCAAGGACGCTGGGACTCCTTGGAAATAATATTCTTGGGACGCCCTTCTGTTTTGATCTGGAGATCAAGATGGGCGCCGGTGCCTTCGTTTGCGGAGAGGAAACAGCCCTGATTGCTTCTATTGAAGGAAAACGGGGCATGCCCCGTCCACGCCCACCCTACCCTGCCACCAGCGGCATCTGGGGAAAACCCACGAATATTAACAATGTTGAGACCTTTGCAAATGTGCCGGTTATCTTCCTCAATGGTTCCGGATGGTATAAGGCCATTGGCACAGAAAGCAGTAAAGGCACAAAAATATTCGCCCTGGCAGGCAATGTGAAAAATACCGGCCTTGTCGAAGTCCCCATGGGAACCACGCTCCGTGAGATCGTCTTTGATATCGGCGGGGGCATTCCTGGCAGGAAACAATTTAAAGCTGCTCAGATGGGCGGCCCTTCCGGGGGATGTGTTCCTGCCCAACACCTTGACCTCCCTATCGACTACGAAACGGTAAAAGAAGTGGGGGCAATTATGGGATCAGGAGGACTTATTGTCATGGACGACTCCACTTCCATGGTGGAAATTGCCCGTTATTTTATGGAATTTTGCCAGGACGAATCCTGCGGAAAGTGTGTGCCCTGCAGGATAGGAACCAGGAGGATGCTTGATATCCTGACGCGAATTACCAAAGGGGAAGGCAAACAGGAAGATATCGGCCTCTTAAAGGAATTGGCGGAAGTCACGAAAACAGCCTCTTTGTGCGGACTGGGACAAACTGCTGCAAACCCGGTGCTCTCTACTATTCATTATTTCGCGAATGAATATGAAGACGCCATTCACAAAAAGGCCGCACAAACATCTCAGCCCAATCCTTCATCACCAGCATAG
- the fdhF gene encoding formate dehydrogenase subunit alpha: protein MVSLSIDGKKVEAEPSQTILQAAQRLGIHIPTLCHDPRLAPSGACRMCVVEVEGARSLVASCATPVSEGMKVSTQSESVKRARKLNLELIWSHHPNDCLTCDKTGECQLQKFMYEYDVKTSRFVEQNPPPRPDDSNPGIYRDMNKCILCGKCVRICDEVQDQHIWAFSNRGMQTSIATAFEKPLKDAGCVFCGHCVSVCPVGALMDKPAAKKGRPWETRKVRTVCCYCGVGCSLILHVKGGEVLKVTADTHDAPNYGSLCVKGRYGFEFYKSPDRLKFPLIRDRIDQPFREASWNEAIGLVARKLMGIRQKYGPDAFGCLSSSRGTNEENYLAQKFTRAVMGTNNMDNCARVCHGPSVTGLRASLGSGAATNSLADIEGAEVLIVSGSNTTEAHPVAALKIKKAVRQNGAKLIVIDPREIELVQYATVWLRLKPGTNVALINGLLHVILKEGLENREFIRQRTENIDMLQQIVAQYTPEKTEEITGVPQEDIVKAARIYAGTRKGMIVYGLGMTEHKAGSHGVMSLANLALITGNVGRSNTGINPLRGQNNVQGSCDMGALPDVYTCYQKVDDPIANKKFSEAWGCQLPAKPGLKEPQMYREALAGKLKAMYIIGYDPAVTQANIHHVRSAMKKLDFLVVQELFMTETAKLAHVVLPAGCFFEKDGTFTNAERRVRRLNQAIPLPKGTKHDWEIICLIASAMGYPMHYHHPSEIMDEIARLTSEFTGIDFKRLEGDGLVWPVWDKNHPGTPILHKDTFTRGKGRLNDLLYTPSEELPDDDYPLYLTTGRRLYHYNNGSMSLRNPEIYSISSEEFVEIHPDEAERLDIKTGDTVRIKSRRGSLEVKARVTRKSRPGSVFLSFHFPEVPTNVLTGPGEDLLALTPEYKVCAVKVEKT from the coding sequence ATGGTATCTTTATCGATCGATGGGAAAAAAGTGGAGGCAGAACCTTCTCAAACGATTTTGCAGGCTGCACAAAGACTGGGAATTCATATCCCTACTCTGTGCCACGATCCACGTCTTGCCCCTTCCGGGGCGTGCCGGATGTGTGTGGTAGAAGTGGAGGGCGCACGATCACTGGTGGCCTCCTGTGCAACCCCCGTCTCAGAGGGTATGAAGGTCTCTACCCAAAGTGAATCAGTAAAACGGGCACGGAAACTCAATCTGGAACTTATCTGGTCTCATCATCCCAATGACTGTCTGACGTGCGATAAAACAGGGGAATGTCAGCTTCAGAAATTTATGTACGAATACGACGTGAAGACCTCGCGGTTTGTGGAACAGAATCCTCCCCCAAGGCCTGACGATTCAAATCCCGGGATTTATCGTGACATGAACAAATGCATCCTTTGCGGAAAGTGCGTCAGGATCTGCGATGAGGTGCAGGATCAGCACATCTGGGCATTTTCAAACCGCGGGATGCAAACCTCAATTGCTACAGCCTTTGAAAAACCCCTAAAAGACGCCGGTTGTGTATTTTGCGGACACTGCGTTTCTGTATGCCCGGTAGGCGCCCTTATGGACAAACCTGCTGCAAAAAAGGGACGTCCCTGGGAAACCAGGAAGGTACGCACGGTCTGCTGCTACTGCGGCGTGGGATGCAGCCTTATACTTCATGTAAAAGGGGGCGAAGTCCTGAAGGTAACAGCCGATACCCATGACGCCCCAAATTATGGCAGTCTCTGTGTGAAGGGACGGTATGGATTTGAATTTTACAAAAGCCCCGACCGTTTAAAGTTCCCATTGATTCGCGACCGTATTGACCAGCCATTTCGGGAGGCGAGCTGGAATGAGGCAATCGGCCTGGTAGCCAGGAAGCTGATGGGGATCAGGCAGAAATATGGTCCCGACGCATTTGGATGTCTTAGTTCTTCAAGAGGCACAAACGAAGAAAACTATCTGGCTCAAAAATTCACTCGTGCCGTAATGGGAACCAATAATATGGATAACTGTGCACGGGTATGCCACGGCCCTTCGGTAACAGGCCTCCGAGCCTCGTTAGGAAGCGGAGCTGCTACCAATTCCCTGGCTGATATTGAAGGTGCGGAGGTGCTCATTGTCAGCGGTTCCAATACCACTGAGGCCCATCCGGTAGCCGCCTTAAAAATCAAAAAAGCGGTGCGGCAGAATGGGGCGAAACTCATCGTAATCGACCCGCGGGAGATAGAACTCGTCCAGTACGCAACCGTGTGGTTGCGTTTAAAACCAGGAACCAATGTAGCCCTTATCAATGGCCTGCTGCATGTCATTTTAAAAGAAGGCCTGGAAAACAGGGAATTTATCCGGCAACGCACCGAAAATATCGACATGCTACAGCAGATTGTGGCACAGTACACACCTGAAAAGACAGAGGAAATTACCGGCGTTCCTCAGGAAGATATTGTCAAGGCTGCCAGAATTTACGCCGGTACACGGAAGGGTATGATTGTCTATGGTTTGGGAATGACCGAACATAAGGCCGGCTCACATGGTGTCATGTCCCTGGCCAATCTGGCTTTGATTACGGGCAACGTAGGCCGGTCAAATACCGGGATCAATCCGCTTCGCGGACAGAATAACGTCCAGGGTTCATGTGACATGGGGGCATTACCAGACGTCTACACCTGCTATCAAAAGGTTGATGATCCAATTGCCAATAAAAAATTCTCTGAGGCATGGGGTTGCCAGCTTCCCGCAAAACCGGGGCTAAAGGAGCCACAAATGTACCGGGAAGCCCTGGCAGGAAAACTAAAAGCGATGTATATCATTGGGTATGACCCGGCTGTAACGCAGGCCAATATCCATCATGTGCGGTCAGCCATGAAAAAACTTGACTTTCTCGTCGTACAGGAGCTTTTTATGACGGAGACGGCAAAACTGGCCCATGTAGTACTTCCCGCTGGATGCTTCTTCGAGAAGGACGGTACCTTTACCAACGCCGAAAGAAGGGTCAGACGGCTCAATCAGGCCATTCCTTTGCCTAAGGGAACAAAACACGATTGGGAGATTATCTGCCTGATTGCCAGCGCCATGGGTTACCCCATGCATTATCATCATCCAAGTGAAATCATGGATGAAATAGCCCGCCTTACGTCGGAATTCACGGGAATTGATTTTAAGCGACTCGAAGGCGATGGGCTGGTGTGGCCTGTCTGGGATAAGAATCATCCCGGCACGCCCATTTTACATAAAGACACCTTCACCAGGGGAAAAGGGAGATTGAATGATCTTTTGTACACCCCATCGGAGGAATTGCCCGATGATGACTATCCTTTGTATTTAACTACGGGTCGCCGTCTTTACCATTATAACAACGGGTCAATGTCGCTACGCAACCCGGAGATTTATTCGATCAGTTCGGAAGAATTTGTGGAAATCCATCCCGATGAGGCTGAAAGACTGGATATAAAAACAGGAGATACCGTGAGGATAAAATCAAGACGAGGTTCTTTGGAAGTAAAGGCACGCGTCACCCGGAAATCCCGTCCCGGGAGTGTATTCCTGTCCTTCCATTTCCCGGAGGTCCCGACGAACGTTCTAACCGGTCCAGGAGAAGATCTCCTGGCGCTTACCCCGGAATATAAGGTGTGTGCGGTAAAGGTGGAGAAGACGTAG
- the purQ gene encoding phosphoribosylformylglycinamidine synthase I, which yields MSKPKVLILRTAGTNCDYETRYAFEKAGAEVAVVHINTLLANKNALHDYQILTLPGGFTYGDDISAGKILANQIRYHLAEEMNAFIRAKKLILGICNGFQTLTKAGFLPALISHDQEVTLTFNDSNKFEGRWVYLKVCSDKSVFLKNSDASIIYLPIAHGEGKFIARDETILKRLTMNRQVIFQYVNEHGEEAGYPWNPAGSVQGIAGISDQTGQILGMMPHPERHVEPTQHPRWTRSGLKEWGDGFLIFKNAVQYVKTNF from the coding sequence ATGTCAAAACCAAAGGTATTAATCCTCAGAACGGCTGGGACAAATTGTGATTACGAAACCCGATACGCCTTTGAAAAGGCGGGGGCAGAGGTGGCCGTTGTCCATATAAATACCCTGCTTGCCAATAAGAACGCGCTTCATGATTATCAGATATTAACCCTTCCCGGCGGATTTACCTATGGAGACGACATCTCCGCGGGTAAAATCCTGGCAAATCAGATCAGGTACCATTTGGCGGAGGAAATGAATGCCTTTATCCGCGCGAAAAAACTCATCCTCGGCATCTGCAATGGATTTCAGACGTTGACAAAGGCCGGATTCCTGCCCGCTCTCATCAGCCATGATCAGGAGGTCACGCTGACCTTTAACGACTCAAACAAATTCGAAGGCCGATGGGTGTATCTGAAGGTGTGTTCGGATAAATCGGTCTTTCTGAAGAATTCTGATGCTTCGATTATCTACCTACCCATAGCACACGGGGAAGGCAAGTTCATTGCCAGGGACGAAACCATCCTTAAACGCCTCACGATGAATCGTCAGGTCATCTTTCAATATGTCAATGAGCATGGGGAAGAAGCTGGCTATCCATGGAATCCAGCCGGTTCGGTTCAGGGCATAGCAGGCATCTCTGACCAGACCGGTCAGATCCTTGGCATGATGCCACACCCGGAGAGGCATGTAGAGCCGACTCAGCATCCGCGCTGGACGCGCAGCGGATTAAAGGAATGGGGAGACGGTTTCTTGATTTTTAAAAATGCCGTCCAGTATGTGAAAACCAATTTTTGA
- a CDS encoding ATP-binding cassette domain-containing protein — MALISLQDVTIGFGRPALIEHASLQIERGERVCLLGRNGAGKSTLLKLINGDLIPDSGEIVRQKGLHTAYLSQEIPGEVHGTVFDIVSAGFGMQVRGASPQDIAPDPKRRHRVEKIISQMQLNADAEFNALSAGLKRRALLARGLVCDPDILLLDEPTNHLDVDSITWLEEFLLRYGGTLLFVTHDRTFLKELATRILELDRGRLSSWACDYETFLERKQAVLDAEESQQAVFDKKLAQEEIWIRQGIKARRTRNEGRVRSLEDMRKARRERRQVMGTVRMQTQDAERSGALVIKVEDIVYSYDAKPVVSSFSATIMRGDKIGIIGPNGAGKTTLLRLLLGELTPQQGSVRHGARRNITYFDQLRAQLKEDKSVFDNIGDGNDVIIFNGKPRHVISYLQDFLFSPDRVRVPVNALSGGERNRLLLARLFARPSNVLVMDEPTNDLDLETLELLEELLLDYQGTLLLVSHDRTFLNNVVTSTFVLEGEGRVREYVGGYDDWQRQSKEKRDDGTEKTPAKTEPVRRQRERPRKLTFKEQRELEALPQRIEDLEAEQHQLYQAMSDPLFFQKGKEEIANIKARASSLTGELAEAYQRWETLEGLREP; from the coding sequence GTGGCATTGATAAGCTTGCAGGACGTAACGATAGGCTTTGGAAGACCGGCGCTGATTGAACATGCGAGTTTGCAGATTGAACGGGGTGAAAGGGTGTGTCTGCTTGGCCGTAATGGCGCTGGCAAGTCCACCCTGCTCAAGCTGATCAACGGCGATCTGATACCCGACTCAGGCGAGATTGTCCGGCAAAAGGGGCTGCATACCGCCTATCTTTCCCAGGAAATTCCCGGAGAGGTGCACGGCACGGTGTTCGATATCGTATCTGCGGGGTTCGGGATGCAGGTGCGTGGCGCTTCTCCGCAAGATATTGCTCCTGATCCGAAAAGGCGCCATCGGGTGGAAAAGATCATTTCGCAGATGCAATTAAATGCCGACGCTGAATTTAACGCACTTTCCGCCGGCCTCAAACGCCGGGCGCTGCTTGCCAGGGGGCTGGTGTGTGACCCTGATATCCTGCTGCTCGATGAGCCAACCAACCATTTAGACGTCGATTCAATCACCTGGCTGGAGGAGTTTCTCCTGCGGTATGGAGGAACGCTGCTTTTCGTTACCCATGATCGCACATTTCTGAAAGAACTGGCCACCCGCATTCTTGAACTTGACCGGGGAAGGCTTTCGAGCTGGGCGTGTGACTATGAGACCTTTCTTGAACGCAAACAGGCCGTCCTCGACGCCGAAGAGAGTCAGCAGGCCGTTTTTGACAAAAAACTGGCGCAGGAAGAGATATGGATCCGGCAGGGCATCAAGGCGCGCCGTACCAGAAACGAAGGACGGGTTCGGTCGCTGGAAGATATGCGCAAGGCCAGGCGGGAACGACGGCAGGTTATGGGCACGGTGCGCATGCAAACCCAGGATGCCGAGCGGTCTGGCGCGCTCGTGATAAAGGTTGAAGATATCGTCTATAGCTACGACGCCAAACCGGTTGTCAGTAGTTTTTCCGCAACGATTATGCGGGGCGACAAGATCGGGATTATCGGCCCTAATGGTGCGGGCAAAACCACGCTTCTGCGGCTTCTTTTGGGAGAATTGACTCCCCAGCAGGGCAGCGTGCGTCATGGCGCCCGCCGCAACATTACCTATTTCGATCAGCTTCGCGCCCAATTGAAAGAGGATAAATCGGTTTTTGATAATATCGGGGACGGGAACGACGTCATCATCTTTAACGGCAAACCGCGGCACGTTATCAGCTATTTGCAGGATTTTCTCTTTTCTCCCGATCGTGTTCGGGTGCCCGTGAATGCCCTTTCAGGCGGAGAGCGCAACCGACTCCTCCTGGCGCGGCTCTTTGCCCGGCCGTCCAACGTCCTTGTGATGGATGAACCCACGAACGATCTGGACTTAGAGACCCTGGAGCTTTTGGAAGAATTGCTTTTAGACTATCAGGGCACCCTTCTCCTCGTCAGCCATGACCGTACCTTTCTGAACAATGTGGTAACCAGTACCTTTGTGCTTGAAGGGGAAGGGAGGGTGCGTGAGTATGTCGGCGGATATGACGATTGGCAACGCCAGAGCAAAGAAAAACGGGACGACGGTACGGAGAAAACTCCTGCGAAGACAGAACCGGTGCGGCGGCAACGTGAACGGCCCCGCAAGCTTACCTTTAAGGAGCAACGTGAACTGGAGGCCTTGCCACAACGTATTGAAGACCTGGAAGCAGAACAACATCAATTGTATCAAGCCATGAGCGACCCCCTGTTTTTTCAAAAGGGGAAAGAAGAGATCGCAAACATCAAGGCAAGGGCATCTTCTCTGACAGGTGAATTGGCAGAGGCCTATCAACGATGGGAGACATTGGAAGGCCTCCGCGAACCGTAA